A stretch of DNA from Coccidioides posadasii str. Silveira chromosome 4, complete sequence:
ACCCGCGAGTTACTTGCTGTTGACATTTATCAGCTCCATCGAGAGTATTTTCCTTGGTGCACTGGTCTTCTAGTCTCCATTTTCCCCTTAATTTGTGTCCATTGCCCTTTTGTCTACTTCTCGTCTGTTGTTACATCCTGAACTACATTTCCATCTCCTTCGTCGACTTGTGTTTTTAGCTAAATGGTTAGATTTGACTTTACTTCAAGACTTGTATTAGTTGGGAACGGCTGTGTAGAGTTAATATAAACATTTTTTGCCGGAAGTTTTTGACTCCTGCTGCGGAAATATCCAGTCGATAAGAGTGCTGCTCTCAAAGTTCTTGCGGGGGAGCCCCTTGTTTTAAAACTCTGCGGGAAGCCTGGGATTGGGGTCAGACATCAATCCAAAACAGCGGAGGCCCGCCGAACGTCTTTGCCCTTCCCTTGTCACAGGATGGTTGAAGATCAGAGATCGCTCGAGGCTAATCCCCATCGCCGGATCCAGTGAGCCCGACAGCGATGAACGGGTGCCGCAGAGGTGGCCGCCGGACTCTACCAATGGAACCAAAGAGGAGACAAGGAGCTGCTGATCCCTTGGCGGCGTGACGCAAGCTCCAGCGGTTGCGGATTGTGTTTTCTTGCATTCTCGCCCTCTTGGCCCCGTTTGGGGCTTTGTTTCAGCTCGCTGTCGAGGCGTCTCTTTGGTGAACTTTCTCGTTTGGCCCCGgactttcttttttgccGTACGTCAACGAAGCAATGAGCGATGATGATTGGAACCCGTCCCGCAGCTGGAGGGCGGGGAAGAGTGGAAAAAGGCAGACTCGACTCGGTATATCCTCAGGGCTGATTTTCCCCCTCCCCTCCACGGaggttcttctttttatgTAAAAAGAGGGCCAGGTTTTGACTGGGTTGGGGTGATTTTTTCCGtttttcatttttatttttattttgttacGGCTTTTCTTTGTGGGCTATCATTTTGGTTACTTATCTAGCTATCGACTCCCGGCCAACTTGTTTGGGGGTTTTTCCTTTATTTCTTCACACAgagatttttttctttctttttggtGAATGAAAGCGAGGCCCTGAGGAGCTTTTTCCtattttaattcttttcAACATATTAACTACTCTATTCCCGGCATATCGCCTTCTCGCTGGAACGATTTTAGTTTTCTAATTGTGCCCTTGACCCGGTGTCTCGAGGTCTACGCCTTCTTACCCGACTTTGTGTTATTGATGTCTTTGAATTATATACACTCCAGCCTGGATTGCTGTTCGAGCTTTTCCACAAAATGAAGCGGCCAGCGAAGTTAAGAGAATTACGCCTGTCTCCCCATTCGGTACCGTCACAGTCAAGTTCGGTTCTTTCCCGTGTGCCTTTGCTTCATGGCAGTGGTGATGGAAATGGAGCGAGGTTGCAGCATTGGACCGGGGGAGATCAGGTCCCAGGGCTACTTATTCCTCTAGGTGAGTTCTCCAAACGGCTGCAGGTGTGATTGTGCATACTTTGAAGGCATTGCGCAAATATACGCAGCTCTTTCAAGCCTATGGAACTCTAGTAGCATTCCATTGTTGGCCTTGGGTAGCTCGACGAACTTGTCTAACTCGAATTGAAATACTagcctttctttcttccctACGTGCAAACCTTCAGATCTGTGCCGCCGACCAAGAAGATATTTACAGTCCGTCCACTCCTATATCAATTTTGAACACACCCAAAACACTCAACCCGTCTTCACGTTTCTCTCGACATCCACTTTCAACGGAGCTTTCCTCCGATGACGCAACTATCCACATATCATCAGACCCGGCGTGCTTAGATGAGAAAACAAGCTATGCTTCCGAGATAGATCCTCTACTTGCGGATCTTCCCATACAAATATCGCAGGCGACCACAGAAGAAGATACTGCTGCAGCCCTCGAGCTGATTGCAGAAAGCATCTCCCAACAACGTCAAATGGCGGCAAAGGCCATTATCTTCCACCCACTGATCTTAGCAGTTTcgattcttttcttcctaACTAGTGTGAAATTACTATATACCGGATCGCTGAGCGATGTGATACTTATGATGAGTACATGGGTCGGCTATAGTGTCATGCTCCTGCTCATAATCAAATCCATGCTACGGGGATATTCAGATGTGATTGAAAGAGTTGGAAGTTGGCCATGGCTGTCGGGGAACTCGATAACCGGTGCCTCGCACAAACGAGATGAGATCCTGGTGGCCAAGGAAAACGGCGAAGTGGTCGGGGTACTTGTCCTGAGAATCGCAAAGGCGATGACTTCTCCCGACATGCTGGGCGTTCGACCAAGGTCATCAAGGCGGAAAAGCTCCGCGAGGTGGACGGGTATTATTCGCGCGTGGACGGTTAAGAGGACGTATCGCTTTCGAGGTATTGGGACACGCCTTTTAACGGATGTTGTGGCTAACTGTCGACTACGAACATTGGACGGGCCGATTTTCGCTGATGATCATGCAAATTCGGTAAAGCCACTACCTATGATGTTTAATACTGTGTTTGAGAAGCAGGAGAAGTGGGCTCGGGCGTTTTTGGAGCAGATTATATTGGCCAAGAGAAGTCGTTGAGCTTACGGAATACACGATGGAGACATTTTTAACGCTCCTGGTTATTATCCCTTCGCGCAAGGTACTCATTTGAAGAGTGACATGGATGAGTGAGGAGATTGGAGTTTCTTGTGACTTTCTCCTCCATTTTGAAAATTGGGTGGTTTCGACTTGAGGATGATATTTAAGTCTATGCAATATACCCTGATCTAGCGACCCACATGCAAAATATTTCTAAGATACCAAGTCTGGAGTGTATATACGGCGTAGAGCATGGAGTTTTCTTAATCTGCTATTTTCAACCTAGAATAAATAAAGCAAAGATCCCCAAAGGAAGCCATTGTCACGCGGTGCTGTCACTTTGTCACTCGAACTCATGCTCCAACCAAGGATGCCCATGTTGGTTCAACCCGTATGTACCCTTGATCTACCATTCTCTTCCCGGGTCTTAGCTTTCACGCTTCTGTTGAAGCAGTGGAGGTGTGTTTCAGAGTAGCAAGGGTTTGGTTTGGCACCATGCTTCTTTCCTTTAGAGTTGGGATTTGCCCCCTGTTTATCCTGCTCCATGGGTGTCATCGGGCGACACAGGGAGTTGGTTACACAAAGAAAAACAGTGTTTAATATTGACACCTTTTGCTTGGAAAATGCTTGTTGACTTACATACCCAAGTCCAACAGCTTCGGTAA
This window harbors:
- a CDS encoding uncharacterized protein (EggNog:ENOG410Q5EM~COG:U~TransMembrane:2 (i177-200o206-224i)~BUSCO:14197at33183), producing MKRPAKLRELRLSPHSVPSQSSSVLSRVPLLHGSGDGNGARLQHWTGGDQVPGLLIPLAFLSSLRANLQICAADQEDIYSPSTPISILNTPKTLNPSSRFSRHPLSTELSSDDATIHISSDPACLDEKTSYASEIDPLLADLPIQISQATTEEDTAAALELIAESISQQRQMAAKAIIFHPLILAVSILFFLTSVKLLYTGSLSDVILMMSTWVGYSVMLLLIIKSMLRGYSDVIERVGSWPWLSGNSITGASHKRDEILVAKENGEVVGVLVLRIAKAMTSPDMLGVRPRSSRRKSSARWTGIIRAWTVKRTYRFRGIGTRLLTDVVANCRLRTLDGPIFADDHANSVKPLPMMFNTVFEKQEKWARAFLEQIILAKRSR